One Actinomadura viridis genomic region harbors:
- a CDS encoding magnesium transporter CorA family protein, whose amino-acid sequence MTDPPSRNPGGTPSGTPSGTPSGGTPDGGPPDGGPFGAGTPLTRVWRNGRLAGEGFPVAEMSERLSDPAAVVWVDLITPDGPGLRLVAEELGLDPVAVEDAISSQERAKLDRYHGYLFLNVYSPEITGGELVLHEVSAFVTDRALVTVRQDAGFDAGALVRRWDEGPDVPDGADGPAAGGAALLLHGLLDLVVDRQLDAVQTLDDEADRLEELIFDETFPVREIQRRSFLLRKNLVALRRVALPMREIVDTLLRRPSRIVPDPLIPYFQDVYDHALRVGEWTDGLRDLVANLLDSRIALQGNRLNEVMKKVTSWAAIIAVPTAVTGFYGQNVPYPGFGHASGFAASTVIVVACSVGLYITFKIKDWL is encoded by the coding sequence ATGACGGACCCACCCTCCCGGAACCCCGGCGGCACCCCGTCCGGCACCCCGTCCGGCACCCCGTCCGGCGGCACCCCGGACGGCGGCCCCCCGGACGGCGGCCCCTTCGGCGCGGGCACGCCCCTCACCCGCGTGTGGCGGAACGGCCGGCTCGCCGGGGAGGGCTTCCCGGTCGCCGAGATGAGCGAGCGGCTGAGCGACCCCGCGGCCGTGGTCTGGGTCGACCTGATCACCCCGGACGGCCCCGGGCTGCGCCTGGTCGCCGAGGAGCTGGGGCTGGACCCGGTGGCGGTGGAGGACGCGATCTCCTCCCAGGAGCGCGCCAAGCTCGACCGCTACCACGGCTACCTCTTCCTCAACGTCTACTCCCCCGAGATCACCGGCGGCGAGCTGGTCCTGCACGAGGTGTCGGCGTTCGTCACCGACCGGGCGCTGGTGACGGTCCGGCAGGACGCCGGGTTCGACGCCGGGGCCCTGGTCCGGCGCTGGGACGAGGGCCCGGACGTCCCGGACGGGGCGGACGGCCCGGCCGCGGGCGGCGCCGCGCTGCTGCTCCACGGCCTGCTCGACCTGGTCGTCGACCGGCAGCTCGACGCCGTGCAGACGCTCGACGACGAGGCCGACCGGCTGGAGGAGCTGATCTTCGACGAGACGTTCCCGGTCCGGGAGATCCAGCGGCGCAGCTTCCTGCTGCGCAAGAACCTGGTGGCGCTGCGCCGGGTGGCGCTGCCGATGCGCGAGATCGTCGACACGCTGCTGCGCCGGCCGTCGCGGATCGTCCCCGACCCGCTGATCCCCTACTTCCAGGACGTCTACGACCACGCGCTGCGGGTCGGCGAGTGGACCGACGGGCTGCGCGACCTGGTCGCCAACCTGCTCGACTCGCGGATCGCGCTGCAGGGCAACCGGCTCAACGAGGTGATGAAGAAGGTCACCAGCTGGGCGGCGATCATCGCGGTGCCGACCGCGGTCACCGGCTTCTACGGCCAGAACGTGCCGTACCCGGGGTTCGGGCACGCCTCCGGGTTCGCGGCCAGCACGGTCATCGTGGTCGCGTGCAGCGTCGGGCTCTACATCACGTTCAAGATCAAGGACTGGCTGTGA
- a CDS encoding AfsR/SARP family transcriptional regulator has protein sequence MDAPAPAPRFAVLGPVRAWRGPAELSLGGPQQRALLAVLLLGRGRAMPVEALVDALWGDLPPARAVGTVRTYASRLRRVLETDRARPEVLVPAGNGYALRTAPGMLDAEVFEARAAEAGRARAAGDPARARELLVQALDLWEGAPLPGLPGPYARAHRDRLAERRLAVLQARLETDLELGRHADVVAELTVLCAEHPLREPLRGLLMLALYRCGRQAEALEVYAAARRTLAGELGADLGTGLRDLQERILRNDPSLAAPVPAHPPVSGASGTATERERPASLPAGLADFTGRAPLVDRMTGWLTRRDGTAPVVVTVSGAAGVGKTALAVHVAHAVRAAYPDGQLAIDLLGTGERPLPPAAALGEFLRALGVPGPSVPEGEDERAALFRTLLADRRVLLLLDDARDAAQIRPLLPGTAGCAVLVTSRARPAGPPGARRIDLDVLDPVEAIDLFAAIAGPRAAAERRAVVDVVALCGFLPLAVRIAATRLAARPGWPVRALAARLADGGRRLAELRIGGLAVETAFQPGYDRLEAGTARAFRLLAVPEIGDLSPPAAAALLGTSRAEAGHVLESLVDLGLLDSPSPERYRYHELLRLFARQVPEPPGERGERADALRRLLRFALGAQLEVLRVVRPGAPVPVAGPGEAGGLEFSSAGEAREWTYRELPGSLAVIRQAARLEAGGDADREAGGDAGGEASGNGGALGEAADLLIALDPLLDDGYRWDEARPAARAVLDEAVRRGDPRSEARARYVLGRILTHTGRPDEARTHAERAAGLCRETGDRPLLAVALDLLAHLAFHERDLRSAIAHTERAITLSREFGDRAGEAERTGDLAYAYVEAGEAARAVPAAERSRDLARLAGHGAGEAYALCTLGIALRETGRFEEAMARFDDGLAICWSQGLRARESSILLRIAETRLLRGHPREALTAAGKSLAIGCEIGDDRRRGRALVVLGRIREALGDPEGARRLRREALELFTGLGAVEAEEARRLLDGPPDLGPDGFTASP, from the coding sequence GTGGATGCTCCCGCCCCCGCGCCGCGCTTCGCCGTGCTCGGGCCCGTGCGCGCCTGGCGGGGGCCCGCGGAGCTGAGCCTGGGCGGCCCCCAGCAGCGCGCCCTGCTCGCCGTGCTCTTGCTCGGCCGCGGCCGGGCGATGCCGGTCGAGGCTCTGGTGGACGCCCTGTGGGGCGATCTCCCACCCGCCCGCGCCGTCGGCACGGTGCGCACCTACGCCTCCCGCCTCCGCCGCGTCCTGGAGACCGACCGGGCCCGACCCGAGGTCCTGGTCCCGGCCGGGAACGGGTACGCGCTCCGCACGGCACCGGGCATGCTCGACGCCGAGGTCTTCGAGGCGCGCGCGGCCGAGGCCGGCCGGGCCCGCGCCGCCGGCGACCCGGCCCGTGCCCGCGAGCTGCTCGTCCAGGCCCTCGACCTGTGGGAAGGGGCGCCGCTGCCCGGGCTGCCCGGCCCGTACGCGCGGGCGCACCGGGACCGGCTGGCCGAGCGGCGGCTGGCCGTCCTGCAGGCCCGCCTGGAGACCGACCTCGAACTGGGCCGGCACGCCGACGTCGTCGCCGAGCTGACCGTGCTATGCGCCGAACACCCGCTGCGCGAGCCCCTGCGCGGGCTCCTCATGCTCGCGCTGTACCGGTGCGGGCGCCAGGCGGAGGCGCTGGAGGTCTACGCCGCGGCGCGCCGTACGCTGGCCGGGGAACTGGGCGCCGACCTGGGGACCGGGCTGCGCGACCTGCAGGAACGGATCCTCCGGAACGACCCGTCCCTCGCCGCGCCCGTCCCCGCCCACCCGCCGGTGTCCGGGGCGAGCGGCACCGCGACGGAACGGGAACGGCCCGCCTCGCTGCCCGCCGGCCTCGCCGACTTCACCGGGCGCGCGCCCTTGGTCGACCGGATGACCGGATGGCTGACCCGCCGGGACGGCACCGCGCCCGTGGTCGTCACCGTCTCCGGGGCCGCCGGCGTGGGCAAGACCGCCCTGGCCGTCCACGTCGCGCACGCCGTCCGGGCCGCCTACCCCGACGGCCAGCTCGCCATCGACCTGCTGGGCACGGGTGAGCGCCCGCTGCCGCCGGCCGCGGCGCTCGGGGAGTTCCTGCGGGCGCTCGGCGTGCCCGGCCCCTCCGTCCCCGAGGGGGAGGACGAGCGGGCCGCCCTGTTCCGGACCCTGCTCGCCGACCGGCGCGTCCTGCTGCTCCTCGACGACGCCCGCGACGCCGCGCAGATCCGCCCGCTCCTGCCCGGGACGGCCGGGTGCGCGGTCCTGGTGACCTCGCGGGCCCGGCCCGCCGGCCCGCCCGGCGCCCGCCGGATCGACCTGGACGTGCTCGACCCGGTGGAGGCGATCGACCTCTTCGCCGCGATCGCGGGCCCCCGGGCCGCCGCCGAGCGGCGGGCCGTGGTGGACGTGGTCGCGCTGTGCGGCTTCCTCCCGCTGGCCGTACGGATCGCCGCCACCCGGCTGGCGGCCCGTCCCGGCTGGCCGGTCCGCGCGCTGGCCGCGCGGCTCGCCGACGGCGGCCGGCGGCTGGCCGAGCTGAGGATCGGCGGCCTCGCCGTCGAGACCGCGTTCCAGCCGGGCTACGACCGGCTGGAGGCGGGGACGGCGCGGGCGTTCCGGCTGCTGGCCGTGCCCGAGATCGGGGACCTGTCGCCGCCCGCCGCCGCCGCGCTCCTCGGCACCTCCCGCGCCGAGGCCGGGCACGTCCTGGAGTCGCTGGTCGACCTCGGCCTGCTCGACTCGCCGTCGCCCGAGCGCTACCGCTACCACGAGCTGCTGCGGCTGTTCGCCCGCCAGGTCCCCGAGCCGCCCGGCGAGCGGGGCGAGCGCGCGGACGCCCTGCGCCGGCTCCTGCGGTTCGCGCTGGGCGCCCAGCTGGAGGTGCTGCGGGTGGTCAGGCCGGGCGCGCCCGTGCCGGTGGCCGGCCCCGGCGAGGCGGGCGGCCTGGAGTTCTCCAGCGCGGGCGAGGCGCGCGAGTGGACCTACCGTGAGCTGCCCGGCTCCCTGGCCGTCATCCGCCAGGCGGCCCGCCTCGAAGCCGGCGGCGACGCGGACAGGGAGGCCGGCGGGGACGCGGGCGGGGAGGCCAGCGGGAACGGGGGCGCGCTCGGTGAGGCGGCCGACCTCCTGATCGCCCTGGACCCGCTCCTGGACGACGGGTACCGCTGGGACGAGGCCCGCCCGGCCGCACGCGCCGTCCTGGACGAGGCGGTGCGGCGCGGCGACCCGCGGTCCGAGGCGCGGGCGCGGTACGTGCTGGGGCGGATCCTCACCCACACCGGCCGGCCGGACGAGGCCCGTACGCACGCGGAACGGGCCGCGGGGCTCTGCCGGGAGACCGGCGACCGCCCGCTGCTCGCCGTGGCCCTCGACCTGCTCGCCCATCTCGCCTTCCACGAGCGCGACCTCCGGTCGGCCATCGCGCACACCGAGCGGGCGATCACGCTGAGCCGCGAGTTCGGCGACCGGGCGGGCGAGGCCGAGCGTACCGGTGACCTGGCGTACGCCTACGTGGAGGCGGGGGAGGCGGCCAGGGCCGTCCCGGCCGCGGAGCGGAGCCGCGACCTGGCCCGGCTCGCCGGGCACGGCGCCGGTGAGGCCTACGCCCTCTGCACGCTCGGCATCGCGCTCCGCGAGACCGGGCGGTTCGAGGAGGCGATGGCGCGGTTCGACGACGGCCTGGCGATCTGCTGGTCCCAGGGGCTGCGGGCGCGCGAGTCCTCCATCCTGCTGCGGATCGCCGAGACCCGGCTGCTGCGCGGGCATCCGCGCGAGGCCCTCACGGCGGCCGGGAAGTCGCTGGCCATCGGGTGCGAGATCGGCGACGACCGCCGCCGGGGCCGGGCCCTGGTGGTGCTCGGCCGGATCCGGGAGGCGCTCGGCGACCCGGAGGGCGCCCGCCGCCTCCGGAGGGAGGCGCTGGAGCTGTTCACCGGCCTCGGCGCCGTCGAGGCCGAGGAGGCGCGACGGCTCCTGGACGGCCCGCCGGACCTGGGACCGGACGGGTTCACAGCCAGTCCTTGA
- a CDS encoding DUF305 domain-containing protein, with protein sequence MRKLILVAGAVALVGTAACGGGDEGTSGGSGHASPPAGAASSTPAARHNAQDVKFAQMMIPHHRQAVEMSKVVAARSGDPEVKRLAGQIERAQAPEISTMTGWLRQWGATVPPEDGGAGEGGHGGMDHGGMDHGGSGGGMPGMMTGKQMADLGKATGAALDRMFLTMMIEHHEGAVVMAREEQSKGAHPDAKAMAAAIVRTQQTEIATMRGMLGRS encoded by the coding sequence ATGAGGAAGCTGATCCTGGTGGCGGGCGCGGTCGCGCTGGTCGGGACGGCCGCGTGCGGCGGCGGTGACGAGGGGACGTCCGGGGGCTCCGGGCACGCGTCCCCGCCCGCCGGCGCCGCGTCGAGCACCCCGGCGGCTCGCCACAACGCCCAGGACGTGAAGTTCGCCCAGATGATGATCCCCCACCACCGGCAGGCGGTGGAGATGTCCAAGGTGGTCGCGGCCAGGTCCGGCGACCCGGAGGTCAAGCGGCTCGCCGGGCAGATCGAACGGGCGCAGGCCCCCGAGATCAGCACGATGACCGGCTGGCTCCGGCAGTGGGGCGCCACCGTCCCGCCGGAGGACGGCGGAGCGGGCGAGGGCGGCCACGGCGGCATGGACCACGGCGGCATGGACCACGGCGGCTCCGGCGGCGGCATGCCCGGGATGATGACCGGGAAGCAGATGGCCGACCTGGGCAAGGCCACGGGCGCGGCCCTGGACCGCATGTTCCTCACCATGATGATCGAGCACCACGAGGGCGCGGTCGTCATGGCCCGCGAGGAACAGTCCAAGGGCGCTCACCCGGACGCCAAGGCGATGGCCGCGGCGATCGTCCGGACCCAGCAGACCGAGATCGCCACGATGCGCGGGATGCTCGGGCGGAGCTGA
- a CDS encoding LacI family DNA-binding transcriptional regulator has translation MSEPREAAPPAAPPAARPAGRPTSRDVAQAAGVSQSTVSLVLGGKWAGRVSPATARTVREAAESLGYRPNSAARNLRLGTTRTVLLVVPTLTSSFFGAVYIGAARVAARHGFGVVVYPPDDAGPAGSPFAAPREAIDGIIASSMTKEAVSGFGPAPVVMLDSGPAAGTAPTVDFAVEDGMRAVAAHLAGLGHRRFGHVAAAVDEWTFRARGAALAAAVAALPGGGLVRAAAAIDVHAAKEAAGELLDLPARPTALVCDDDTLAAGAYKAARARGLEVPGDLSVTGFDDMPLAMALEPELTTVRLPAQELGVQGMSALLELMEGGRPASRALPGELVVRASTAPPAGPP, from the coding sequence GTGAGCGAGCCCAGGGAAGCCGCGCCGCCCGCCGCGCCGCCCGCGGCACGGCCCGCCGGGCGGCCCACCAGCAGAGACGTGGCCCAGGCCGCGGGCGTCTCCCAGTCCACGGTCTCCCTCGTCCTCGGCGGGAAGTGGGCCGGGCGGGTCTCGCCCGCCACCGCGCGGACCGTACGCGAGGCCGCGGAGAGCCTCGGCTACCGCCCCAACTCCGCCGCCCGCAACCTGCGCCTCGGCACCACCCGCACGGTCCTGCTCGTCGTACCGACGCTCACCTCGTCCTTCTTCGGCGCCGTCTACATCGGCGCCGCCCGGGTCGCCGCGCGCCACGGGTTCGGTGTGGTGGTCTACCCGCCCGACGACGCGGGCCCCGCGGGGAGCCCGTTCGCGGCGCCGCGGGAGGCGATCGACGGGATCATCGCCTCGTCCATGACGAAGGAGGCGGTGAGCGGCTTCGGTCCCGCCCCGGTGGTGATGCTCGACAGCGGCCCGGCCGCGGGCACCGCCCCCACCGTCGACTTCGCCGTGGAGGACGGCATGCGGGCGGTCGCCGCCCATCTGGCCGGGCTGGGGCACCGGCGCTTCGGCCATGTCGCGGCGGCGGTGGACGAGTGGACGTTCCGTGCCCGCGGGGCGGCCCTCGCCGCCGCCGTCGCGGCGCTGCCCGGCGGCGGGCTGGTCCGGGCCGCCGCCGCGATCGACGTGCACGCGGCGAAGGAGGCGGCCGGTGAGCTGCTCGACCTGCCCGCCCGGCCCACCGCGCTGGTCTGCGACGACGACACGCTGGCCGCCGGCGCGTACAAGGCGGCGCGGGCGCGCGGACTGGAGGTCCCCGGCGACCTGTCGGTCACCGGGTTCGACGACATGCCGTTGGCGATGGCGCTGGAGCCGGAGCTGACGACCGTGCGGCTGCCCGCGCAGGAACTCGGCGTCCAGGGCATGAGCGCGCTGCTGGAGCTGATGGAGGGAGGCCGTCCCGCCTCCCGCGCGCTGCCGGGCGAGCTGGTCGTGCGGGCCTCGACCGCTCCCCCGGCGGGCCCGCCGTGA
- a CDS encoding MFS transporter: MRAYLDFLRVTYAARLLGGTLLGRLPNGMGMLAVVLHVRAEGGGYTLAGALAAAFGLSMAAGQPILGRAMDRFGQPRVLLPAAWLSAAGFALLALTGADPLPVTVGAVILAGFATPPLEAGLRALWTLVLPGPAQVRAAYALDAAAQEVLFTAGPLLVVAAAAVNTETALLLTGGLGVAGTLVITTSVPSRTWRSEPRTSDWAGPLRPAGIRVLLLALTCAGIALGVYSVAAVAYAERAGDDLASGLLLAAMSAGALAGGLFYGARSWPGSDHRRFLVLMAALAAGYLPLALAPGLPVMTVLAFASGIFLAPMLACSFTLVDRLVPKGTVTEAFAWVVAAFGVGGAIGSAAAGIGQDLAGVSGAFAAAGAGGLLAFLTCLLGIRPLRGDGASGRAARTTSPAPLP; encoded by the coding sequence GTGCGCGCCTATCTGGACTTCCTGCGGGTGACCTACGCCGCCCGGCTGCTCGGCGGGACGCTGCTGGGACGCCTGCCCAACGGCATGGGCATGCTCGCGGTCGTCCTGCACGTCCGCGCGGAGGGCGGCGGCTACACGCTCGCGGGGGCGCTCGCCGCCGCCTTCGGGCTGTCCATGGCCGCCGGCCAGCCGATCCTCGGGCGGGCCATGGACCGGTTCGGCCAGCCGCGCGTGCTGCTGCCGGCCGCCTGGCTGTCGGCCGCCGGGTTCGCCCTGCTGGCCCTGACCGGGGCCGACCCGCTGCCGGTGACGGTCGGCGCGGTGATCCTCGCCGGTTTCGCCACCCCGCCGCTGGAGGCCGGGCTGCGCGCGCTGTGGACGCTGGTGCTGCCCGGGCCCGCGCAGGTCAGGGCCGCGTACGCGCTGGACGCCGCCGCGCAGGAGGTCCTGTTCACCGCCGGCCCGCTGCTCGTCGTCGCCGCCGCGGCCGTCAACACCGAGACCGCGCTCCTGCTCACCGGCGGGCTCGGGGTCGCCGGGACCCTCGTCATCACCACCTCCGTCCCCTCCCGCACGTGGCGGAGCGAGCCGCGCACCTCCGACTGGGCGGGGCCGCTGCGCCCCGCCGGCATCCGCGTGCTGCTGCTCGCGCTCACCTGCGCGGGCATCGCGCTGGGCGTGTACTCGGTCGCGGCCGTGGCCTACGCCGAACGCGCCGGGGACGACCTGGCCTCCGGGCTGCTCCTCGCCGCGATGTCGGCCGGCGCCCTCGCCGGCGGGCTGTTCTACGGCGCGCGGTCCTGGCCGGGGAGCGACCACCGGCGGTTCCTGGTGCTGATGGCCGCGCTCGCCGCCGGTTACCTGCCCCTCGCCTTGGCCCCCGGCCTGCCGGTCATGACGGTGCTGGCCTTCGCCAGCGGGATCTTCCTCGCCCCCATGCTGGCGTGCAGCTTCACCCTCGTGGACCGGCTGGTCCCCAAGGGGACGGTGACCGAGGCGTTCGCGTGGGTGGTCGCCGCGTTCGGCGTGGGAGGCGCCATCGGCTCGGCCGCCGCCGGGATCGGCCAGGACCTCGCGGGAGTCTCCGGGGCGTTCGCCGCCGCCGGGGCCGGGGGCCTGCTCGCCTTCCTGACCTGTCTCCTGGGGATCCGTCCCCTCCGCGGGGACGGCGCCTCGGGCCGCGCCGCCCGGACGACCTCGCCGGCGCCGCTGCCCTGA
- a CDS encoding AfsR/SARP family transcriptional regulator, giving the protein METPQVPLSFAVLGPPRGRRGADELPLGSPQQRAVLAALLLGEGRPVTAPELVRAVWGGAPPKRAVGTLRTYVSRLRRLLEPGRDGAYRVLVSVGDGYALRLPPGALDAAAFEAGAAAAGEARSLGRPAEALGLLREALGRWYGEPLAGVPGPYARAQRDRLAERRLAVLESRLELELELGADAALIPELTALVAEHPLRERPRGLLMLALHRAGRHAESRAVYDEARRVLAEELGLDPGRPLTGLHRRLLTEAAGTAAAAGTAAGAGTAAGAGTAGTAEAEAPGSTETAAAGAAPQPAAPQPAAPQAAARPPAQLPGDVPDFTGRERLVEEVRAELLAEPRRAVPMVAVSGAAGVGKTALALHVAHRVRAAFPGGQLYADLRGAGADPADPHAVLGAFLLALGVDRDAIPAGPGERAALYRTRLDGRRVLVMLDDARDARQVAPLLPGSPSCAVLITSRSAPGGPGSARPVGLEVMEPDEALALAGRIAGAERLAAEPAAARELLAACGHLPLAVRIAAARLAARPSWTVASLVERLAGRRDRLAELRVADLAVEAVFRLGYDRLDPALGRAFRLLALAEGPAFSREAAAAVLGTSVHEAEDLCEALVDASLLRSPDPGRYRYHELLKIYARQCAERDEAPAERTAALRRLLHFYLATARAAHLLVSPGDGRVRGPLPPDAVPGPAFGSADAARDWLFAEAPALFAAITQAARAPAEDGREGGPGSPLPAAADLLLMTDVLVGSGVHAREGEQAAHAVIDAAWERRDPRSEGRAHLRLGWIYYNADRVEDSAAVCRVALRRAREAGDAWVVAVALGLAGACAFMMGRHEEALRRYLESLDGFRRIGDPSGEGYVLGGLSRALLAMGRAEESIVAAEHGLALHRDAGGAQRTGYGLYHLGVVLRGTGRPEEATARQREAVKTFRARRDRLGEGLALFRLAEAQLRLDRPEEAERNARRALEILRGTGHAWGQGQALRVLAGALDGLGRTGEADACRRRALRHFDRRRGPEADEVRAHLGTAVESPR; this is encoded by the coding sequence ATGGAAACGCCCCAGGTGCCGCTCTCCTTCGCCGTCCTCGGCCCGCCGCGCGGACGGCGCGGCGCGGACGAGCTGCCCCTGGGCTCACCCCAGCAACGCGCGGTCCTGGCCGCGCTGCTCCTCGGGGAGGGGCGGCCGGTCACCGCGCCGGAACTCGTCCGCGCGGTCTGGGGCGGCGCGCCGCCCAAGCGCGCGGTCGGCACGCTGCGCACCTACGTGTCCCGGCTGCGCCGCCTGCTGGAGCCCGGCCGGGACGGCGCGTACCGGGTCCTGGTGTCGGTCGGGGACGGCTACGCCCTGCGCCTCCCGCCGGGCGCGCTCGACGCCGCCGCCTTCGAGGCCGGCGCCGCGGCGGCCGGGGAGGCGCGCTCGCTGGGCCGTCCGGCGGAGGCGCTCGGCCTGCTGCGCGAGGCGCTGGGCCGGTGGTACGGCGAGCCCCTGGCGGGCGTGCCCGGCCCGTACGCGCGGGCGCAGCGGGACCGGCTGGCCGAGCGCCGGCTGGCCGTCCTCGAATCCCGGCTGGAGCTGGAACTGGAGCTGGGGGCGGACGCCGCGCTGATCCCCGAGCTGACCGCGCTGGTCGCCGAGCACCCCTTGCGGGAGCGCCCGCGCGGCCTGCTGATGCTGGCCCTGCACCGGGCCGGGCGGCACGCCGAGTCCAGGGCCGTGTACGACGAGGCCCGCCGCGTCCTGGCCGAGGAGCTGGGCCTCGATCCCGGCCGCCCGCTGACCGGCCTGCACCGGCGCCTGCTGACCGAGGCCGCCGGAACGGCGGCGGCAGCGGGAACAGCGGCGGGAGCGGGAACGGCGGCGGGAGCGGGAACGGCGGGAACCGCCGAGGCCGAGGCCCCCGGGAGCACCGAGACCGCAGCGGCCGGTGCCGCCCCGCAGCCCGCGGCCCCGCAGCCCGCGGCCCCGCAGGCCGCGGCCCGGCCGCCCGCGCAGCTGCCGGGCGACGTGCCCGACTTCACCGGCCGCGAACGGCTCGTCGAGGAGGTGCGGGCGGAGCTGCTGGCCGAGCCGCGGCGGGCGGTGCCGATGGTGGCGGTGTCGGGGGCCGCGGGCGTGGGCAAGACGGCGCTGGCCCTGCACGTGGCCCATCGCGTCCGGGCCGCGTTCCCCGGTGGGCAGCTGTACGCCGACCTGCGCGGCGCGGGCGCCGATCCGGCCGATCCGCACGCCGTCCTGGGCGCGTTCCTCCTGGCGCTCGGGGTGGACCGCGACGCGATCCCGGCCGGGCCGGGCGAGCGCGCCGCCCTCTACCGGACCCGGCTGGACGGGCGCCGGGTCCTGGTCATGCTGGACGACGCCCGCGACGCGCGGCAGGTCGCGCCGCTGCTGCCCGGCTCGCCGTCCTGCGCCGTCCTGATCACCAGCCGGTCCGCGCCGGGCGGTCCGGGCTCCGCGCGGCCGGTGGGGCTGGAGGTGATGGAGCCGGACGAGGCGCTGGCGCTGGCCGGCCGGATCGCCGGCGCGGAACGGCTCGCGGCCGAGCCCGCCGCCGCCCGCGAGCTGCTGGCCGCCTGCGGGCATCTGCCGCTGGCGGTGCGGATCGCGGCCGCCCGGCTCGCCGCGCGCCCGTCCTGGACGGTGGCGTCCCTGGTGGAACGGCTGGCCGGCCGGCGCGACCGGCTGGCCGAGCTGCGGGTCGCCGACCTGGCCGTGGAGGCGGTGTTCCGGCTCGGCTACGACCGGCTCGATCCCGCGCTCGGGCGGGCGTTCCGGCTGCTGGCCCTGGCGGAGGGCCCGGCGTTCTCGCGCGAGGCCGCGGCGGCGGTGCTGGGAACGTCCGTCCACGAGGCCGAGGACCTGTGCGAAGCGCTGGTGGACGCCAGCCTCCTGCGATCACCGGATCCCGGCCGCTACCGCTACCACGAGCTGCTCAAGATCTACGCGCGGCAGTGCGCCGAGCGCGACGAGGCGCCGGCGGAGCGCACCGCCGCGCTGCGCCGGCTGCTGCACTTCTACCTGGCGACCGCCCGCGCCGCGCACCTGCTGGTCAGTCCCGGGGACGGCCGGGTGCGCGGCCCGCTGCCGCCGGACGCGGTGCCGGGGCCGGCGTTCGGCTCGGCGGACGCGGCCCGCGACTGGCTGTTCGCGGAGGCCCCGGCCCTGTTCGCGGCGATCACGCAGGCGGCCCGCGCCCCCGCGGAGGACGGGCGGGAGGGCGGGCCGGGCTCGCCACTGCCCGCTGCCGCCGACCTCCTGCTGATGACCGACGTCCTGGTGGGCTCGGGCGTCCACGCGCGGGAGGGCGAGCAGGCCGCCCACGCCGTGATCGACGCGGCCTGGGAGCGCCGCGACCCGCGCAGCGAGGGCCGTGCCCACCTGCGCCTGGGGTGGATCTACTACAACGCCGACCGGGTGGAGGACAGCGCCGCGGTGTGCCGGGTGGCGCTGCGCCGGGCGCGGGAGGCCGGCGACGCCTGGGTGGTCGCCGTCGCGCTCGGGCTGGCCGGCGCGTGCGCGTTCATGATGGGCCGGCACGAGGAGGCGCTGCGCCGCTACCTCGAATCGCTGGACGGTTTCCGCAGGATCGGCGACCCCTCCGGGGAGGGGTACGTCCTGGGCGGCCTGTCCCGCGCCCTGCTCGCAATGGGCCGGGCCGAGGAGTCGATCGTCGCGGCCGAGCACGGCCTGGCGCTGCACCGCGACGCGGGCGGTGCCCAGCGCACCGGGTACGGCCTCTACCATCTCGGCGTGGTCCTGCGCGGCACCGGGCGGCCGGAGGAGGCGACGGCGCGGCAGCGGGAGGCCGTGAAGACGTTCCGGGCCCGCCGCGACCGCCTCGGTGAGGGGCTGGCGCTGTTCCGCCTCGCCGAGGCGCAGCTGCGGCTGGACCGGCCGGAGGAGGCGGAGCGGAACGCCCGCCGGGCCCTGGAGATCCTGCGCGGGACCGGCCATGCCTGGGGCCAGGGGCAGGCCCTGCGCGTACTGGCGGGCGCGCTGGACGGCCTGGGCCGTACCGGCGAGGCCGACGCCTGCCGCCGCCGCGCCCTGCGGCACTTCGACCGCCGCCGGGGCCCGGAGGCCGACGAGGTGCGGGCCCACCTCGGCACGGCGGTCGAATCCCCCCGCTGA